A section of the Pseudomonas sp. Q1-7 genome encodes:
- a CDS encoding ATP-binding protein encodes MRTPYWFPQSFFSRTLWLVLIVVLFSKALTLVYLMMNEDVLVDRQYSHGAALTLRAYWAASEEERHDLARAAGLQRVTREAVPASEQHWPYSEIFERQMQAELGPGTEVRLRAQSPPALWVHAPELGPDWVRIPLYPHPLRGQRIWSVLGWFLGIGLLSTAAAWIFVRQLNAPLKRLVFAARQVGQGRSVRLPVSDTPSEMTEVYRAFNQMAEDVERGARERELMLAGVSHDLRTPLTRLRLSLELMSSDSELTEDMVRDIEDMDAILDQFLAFIRDGRDERVEELDLGELVREVVAPYNQQDEQVRLCLEPLPPFPLRRVSIKRLLVNLIENALRYGGNGVEVVAFLAGDNAAPYVVLSVLDRGQGIDPAELQDIFNPFIRGDLARGGKGTGLGLAIVKRIAAQHGGSVELRNRSGGGLEARVCLPLGLMLPRDAV; translated from the coding sequence ATTCGCACCCCCTACTGGTTCCCGCAGAGCTTCTTCTCGCGCACCCTCTGGCTGGTGCTCATCGTCGTGCTGTTTTCCAAGGCGCTGACCCTGGTCTACCTGATGATGAACGAGGACGTGCTGGTGGACCGCCAGTACAGCCACGGTGCGGCGCTGACCCTGCGTGCCTACTGGGCGGCGAGCGAGGAAGAACGCCACGACCTGGCCAGGGCCGCCGGTCTCCAGCGGGTCACCCGCGAGGCCGTGCCGGCCAGCGAGCAGCATTGGCCCTATAGCGAGATCTTCGAGCGGCAGATGCAGGCCGAACTCGGTCCGGGCACCGAGGTGCGCTTGCGCGCCCAGAGCCCGCCGGCGCTCTGGGTCCATGCCCCGGAGCTGGGCCCGGACTGGGTGCGCATCCCGCTGTACCCGCACCCCCTGCGCGGGCAGCGCATCTGGAGCGTGCTCGGCTGGTTCCTCGGCATCGGCCTGCTGTCCACCGCCGCCGCGTGGATCTTCGTGCGCCAGCTCAACGCCCCGCTCAAGCGCCTGGTCTTCGCCGCCCGCCAGGTCGGCCAGGGTCGCAGCGTGCGTCTGCCCGTGAGTGACACCCCGAGCGAGATGACCGAGGTGTACCGCGCCTTCAACCAGATGGCCGAGGACGTCGAACGCGGCGCCCGCGAGCGCGAGCTGATGCTGGCCGGGGTCTCCCATGACCTGCGCACGCCGCTCACGCGCCTGCGTCTGTCCCTCGAACTGATGAGCAGCGACTCCGAACTGACCGAAGACATGGTCCGCGACATCGAGGACATGGACGCCATCCTCGACCAGTTCCTCGCCTTCATCCGCGATGGCCGCGACGAGCGGGTGGAAGAACTGGACCTGGGCGAACTGGTGCGCGAGGTGGTGGCGCCCTACAACCAGCAGGACGAACAGGTTCGCCTGTGCCTGGAGCCGCTGCCACCCTTCCCGCTGAGGCGGGTGTCGATCAAGCGTCTGCTGGTGAACCTGATCGAGAATGCGCTGCGGTATGGCGGCAATGGCGTCGAAGTGGTGGCTTTCCTGGCGGGCGACAACGCCGCGCCCTACGTCGTGCTGAGCGTGCTCGACCGTGGCCAGGGGATCGATCCCGCGGAGCTGCAGGACATCTTCAACCCCTTCATCCGCGGCGACCTCGCCCGCGGCGGCAAGGGCACCGGCCTGGGCCTGGCCATCGTCAAACGCATTGCCGCGCAACACGGCGGCAGCGTCGAACTGCGCAACCGCTCCGGCGGTGGCCTGGAGGCCCGTGTCTGCCTGCCGCTGGGTCTAATGCTCCCCCGCGACGCGGTGTAG
- the ompR gene encoding osmolarity response regulator transcription factor OmpR — protein MSSNPTAEGEKILIVDDDARLRRLLERFLDEQGFRVRAVENVEQMDRLLARELFNLVVLDLMLPGEDGLSACRRLRASNNQVPIIMLTAKGDEASRIQGLELGADDYLAKPFNPRELLARIKAVLRRQAPQVPGAPASEDESVSFGEYELSLATRELKKGDDVQMLTTGEFAVLKALVQHAREPLTRDKLMNLARGREWDALERSIDVQISRLRRLIEPDPSKPRYIQTVWGVGYVFVPDGNK, from the coding sequence ATGAGCAGCAACCCGACCGCTGAAGGCGAAAAGATCCTCATTGTCGACGACGACGCCCGCCTGCGGCGCCTTCTCGAGCGCTTCCTCGACGAGCAGGGCTTCCGCGTGCGCGCCGTGGAGAATGTCGAGCAGATGGATCGCCTGCTGGCTCGCGAGCTCTTCAACTTGGTGGTGCTGGACCTGATGCTGCCTGGTGAGGACGGCCTCTCCGCCTGCCGCCGCCTGCGCGCCTCGAACAACCAGGTGCCGATCATCATGCTCACCGCCAAGGGCGATGAGGCCAGCCGTATCCAGGGCCTGGAGCTGGGCGCCGACGACTACCTGGCCAAGCCCTTCAACCCCCGCGAGCTGCTGGCGCGGATCAAGGCCGTGCTGCGCCGCCAGGCCCCGCAGGTGCCGGGTGCCCCGGCCAGCGAGGACGAGAGCGTTTCCTTCGGCGAATACGAACTGTCGCTGGCCACCCGCGAACTGAAGAAGGGCGACGACGTGCAGATGCTCACCACCGGTGAGTTCGCCGTGCTCAAGGCGCTGGTCCAGCACGCCCGCGAGCCGCTGACCCGCGACAAACTGATGAACCTGGCCCGTGGCCGCGAATGGGACGCCCTGGAGCGCTCCATCGATGTGCAGATTTCCCGTCTGCGCCGGCTGATCGAACCGGACCCCTCCAAGCCGCGCTATATCCAGACCGTCTGGGGCGTTGGCTACGTGTTCGTACCTGATGGCAACAAGTGA
- a CDS encoding Tex family protein — MDSINNRIAEELGVRPQQVAAAVELLDEGSTVPFIARYRKEVTGSLDDTQLRTLEERLRYLREMEDRRAAILSSITEQGKLTPELEREIKLADTKTRLEDLYLPYKQKRRTKGQIALEAGLGELADALFNDPALAPESEAERFIDAEKGFADIKAVLEGAKYILMERFAEDATLLATLRAFLKDNATLSARLVAGKEQEGAKFSDYFEHDENLKGVPSHRALAIFRGRNEGVLSIALKVGDEQPGSLHPCELMIGERFGLENRGRAADKWLAEVVRWTWKVKLYTHLETDLLGELREAAETEAINVFARNLHDLLLAAPAGPRATLGLDPGLRTGCKVAVVDATGKLLDTATVYPHVPHNKWDETLAILARLCAKHSVDLIAIGNGTASRETDKLAIELIKKFPQLKMTKIMVSEAGASVYSASELAAREFPELDVSLRGAVSIARRLQDPLAELVKIDPKSIGVGQYQHDVSQVQLARSLDAVVEDCVNAVGVDVNTASAALLARISGLNATLAQNIVAYRDANGAFKTRNELKKVSRLGEKTFEQAAGFLRVMNGDNPLDASAVHPETYPLVQRIAEGTGRDIRSLIGDSGFLKRLDPAKFTDETFGLPTVTDILKELDKPGRDPRPEFKTAEFQEGVESLKDLTPGMVLEGVVTNVTNFGAFVDIGVHQDGLVHISALSEKFVKDPYEVVKAGDIVRVKVMEVDIPRNRVGLSMRMGDTPGEKVEGPRGGGRQGGQPRQQQGAPRHQSAPPATGGMASLFANAKQIKKK; from the coding sequence ATGGACAGCATCAACAACCGCATCGCTGAAGAACTGGGCGTGCGCCCGCAACAGGTCGCCGCCGCCGTGGAACTGCTGGATGAAGGCTCCACCGTGCCTTTCATCGCCCGTTACCGGAAGGAAGTCACCGGCAGCCTCGACGACACCCAGCTGCGCACCCTGGAAGAGCGCCTGCGCTACCTGCGCGAGATGGAGGACCGCCGCGCCGCGATCCTCTCCAGCATCACCGAACAGGGCAAGCTGACCCCGGAACTGGAACGCGAGATCAAGCTCGCCGACACCAAGACCCGCCTCGAAGACCTCTACCTGCCCTACAAGCAGAAGCGCCGCACCAAGGGCCAGATCGCCCTGGAAGCCGGCCTTGGCGAACTCGCCGACGCGCTGTTCAACGACCCGGCCCTGGCCCCGGAGAGCGAAGCCGAGCGCTTCATCGACGCCGAAAAGGGCTTCGCCGACATCAAGGCCGTGCTCGAAGGCGCGAAGTACATCCTCATGGAGCGCTTCGCCGAAGACGCCACCCTGCTCGCCACCCTGCGCGCCTTCCTCAAGGACAACGCCACCCTGTCCGCCCGCCTGGTGGCCGGCAAGGAACAGGAAGGCGCCAAGTTCAGCGACTACTTCGAACATGACGAGAACCTCAAGGGCGTGCCGTCCCACCGCGCCCTGGCGATCTTCCGCGGCCGCAACGAAGGCGTGCTGAGCATCGCCCTGAAGGTCGGCGACGAGCAGCCGGGCAGCCTGCACCCCTGCGAGCTGATGATTGGCGAGCGTTTCGGCCTGGAGAACCGTGGCCGCGCCGCCGACAAGTGGCTGGCCGAGGTGGTGCGCTGGACCTGGAAGGTCAAGCTCTACACCCACCTGGAAACCGACCTGCTGGGCGAACTGCGCGAAGCCGCCGAAACCGAGGCGATCAACGTCTTCGCCCGCAACCTGCACGACCTGCTGCTGGCCGCCCCGGCCGGCCCGCGCGCCACCCTGGGCCTGGACCCGGGCCTGCGCACCGGCTGCAAGGTGGCCGTGGTCGACGCCACCGGCAAGCTGCTGGACACCGCCACCGTCTACCCGCACGTGCCGCACAACAAGTGGGACGAGACCCTGGCCATCCTCGCCAGGCTGTGCGCCAAGCACAGCGTCGACCTGATCGCCATCGGCAACGGCACCGCCAGCCGCGAGACGGACAAGCTGGCCATCGAGCTGATCAAGAAGTTCCCGCAGTTGAAGATGACCAAGATCATGGTCAGCGAGGCTGGCGCTTCGGTGTACTCCGCCTCGGAACTGGCGGCCCGGGAATTCCCCGAGCTGGACGTGTCCCTGCGCGGCGCCGTATCCATCGCCCGCCGCCTGCAGGACCCGCTGGCCGAACTGGTGAAGATCGACCCGAAATCCATCGGCGTCGGCCAGTACCAGCACGACGTTTCCCAAGTGCAGCTGGCACGCAGCCTGGACGCCGTGGTGGAAGACTGCGTGAACGCCGTGGGCGTGGACGTGAACACCGCCTCCGCCGCCCTGCTGGCGCGCATCTCCGGCCTCAACGCCACCCTGGCGCAGAACATCGTCGCCTACCGTGACGCCAATGGCGCCTTCAAGACCCGCAACGAGTTGAAGAAGGTCAGCCGCCTGGGCGAGAAGACCTTCGAGCAGGCCGCCGGCTTCCTCCGCGTGATGAACGGCGACAACCCGCTGGACGCCTCCGCCGTGCACCCGGAAACCTACCCGCTGGTGCAGCGCATCGCCGAAGGTACTGGCCGCGACATCCGCTCGCTGATTGGCGACTCGGGCTTCCTCAAGCGCCTCGACCCGGCCAAGTTCACCGACGAGACCTTCGGCCTGCCCACCGTCACCGACATCCTCAAGGAACTGGACAAACCCGGCCGCGATCCGCGTCCCGAGTTCAAGACCGCCGAGTTCCAGGAAGGCGTCGAGAGCCTCAAGGACCTCACGCCCGGCATGGTGCTGGAAGGCGTGGTCACCAACGTCACCAACTTCGGCGCCTTCGTCGACATCGGCGTCCATCAGGACGGCCTGGTGCACATCTCCGCGCTGTCGGAGAAGTTCGTCAAGGACCCGTACGAAGTGGTCAAGGCCGGCGACATCGTCCGCGTGAAGGTCATGGAAGTGGACATCCCGCGCAACCGCGTGGGCCTGTCCATGCGCATGGGCGACACCCCCGGCGAGAAAGTCGAAGGCCCTCGTGGCGGTGGTCGCCAGGGCGGTCAACCGCGCCAGCAGCAGGGCGCCCCGCGCCACCAGAGCGCCCCGCCGGCCACCGGCGGCATGGCTTCGCTGTTCGCCAACGCCAAGCAGATCAAGAAGAAATGA
- a CDS encoding PaaI family thioesterase → MDLSELQTGSPYSQHLGIEAVSLGDGVAEARLPMAEHLRNRGQVMHGGAIFSLLDIAMGLACSSSHGFDRRSATLECKINYIRPVAEGEVICKARVLHAGKRTLVVEADVLQGDKLVAKGQGTFAQL, encoded by the coding sequence ATGGACCTGTCCGAGCTGCAGACCGGCAGCCCTTACAGCCAGCACCTCGGCATCGAGGCGGTGAGCCTGGGCGACGGCGTCGCCGAGGCCCGCCTGCCGATGGCCGAACACTTGCGCAACCGTGGCCAGGTGATGCACGGCGGGGCGATTTTCTCCCTGCTGGACATCGCCATGGGCCTGGCCTGCTCCAGCAGCCACGGTTTCGACCGGCGCAGCGCCACCCTGGAATGCAAGATCAACTACATCCGCCCGGTGGCGGAGGGCGAAGTGATCTGCAAGGCACGGGTGCTGCACGCCGGCAAGCGCACCCTGGTGGTGGAAGCGGATGTGCTGCAGGGCGACAAGCTGGTCGCCAAGGGACAAGGCACCTTCGCTCAGCTGTAA
- the gshA gene encoding glutamate--cysteine ligase — translation MSDLLSRRLALLGERANLPLLTRCLHGIERECLRVDGNGQLALTPHSPALGSALTHGQITTDYSESLLEFITPAEVDAAQTLADLEKVHRFTVSQLGDELLWSPSMPCRLPAEEDIPIARYGSSPIGRLKYVYRKGLAIRYGKTMQCIAGIHYNYSLPEALWPLLKQAEGDPQNERDYQSARYIAMIRNFRRYSWLLMYLFGAAPALDKSFLRDRPHDLDSLGADTLYLPYATSLRMSDLGYQNNAQAGLTPCYNSLDSYLASLRQAVSTPYPPYVEIGTKKDGKWVQLNTNVIQIENEYYSSIRPKRVTHTGERPIQALTARGVQYVEVRCLDINPYLPLGIDLAESRFLDAFLLFCALQDSPPMSGEECRCATDNFQRVVKEGRRPGLQLLRHGQPIGLSEWADDLLDRIGRTAELLDAAQGGQEHAEALGAQRAKVTNPELTPSARVLAELRERNESFSQFALRYSRQHAEYFRSQPLNAEDQARFEAMARESLEEQTRLETEPEVDFDSFVAAYQASILGLISD, via the coding sequence TTGAGCGATCTTCTTTCCCGCCGCCTGGCCTTGCTCGGCGAGCGCGCCAACCTGCCCCTGCTCACCCGCTGCCTGCACGGCATCGAACGTGAATGCCTGCGGGTGGATGGCAACGGCCAACTGGCGCTGACGCCGCACTCCCCGGCCCTGGGCTCGGCCCTGACACATGGGCAGATCACCACGGACTACTCCGAGTCCTTGCTGGAGTTCATCACGCCCGCCGAGGTCGATGCGGCGCAGACCCTGGCGGACCTGGAGAAGGTCCATCGCTTCACGGTCAGCCAACTGGGCGACGAACTGCTCTGGAGCCCGTCGATGCCCTGCCGCCTGCCGGCGGAGGAAGACATCCCGATCGCGCGCTACGGCAGCTCGCCCATCGGCCGCCTGAAATACGTCTACCGCAAGGGCCTGGCCATACGCTACGGCAAGACCATGCAGTGCATCGCCGGCATCCACTACAACTATTCCCTGCCCGAGGCGCTCTGGCCGCTGCTCAAGCAGGCTGAAGGCGATCCGCAGAACGAACGCGACTACCAGTCGGCGCGCTACATCGCGATGATTCGCAACTTCCGCCGCTACAGCTGGCTGCTGATGTACCTGTTCGGCGCCGCGCCCGCCCTGGACAAGAGCTTCCTGCGCGACCGGCCGCACGACCTCGACAGCCTGGGCGCCGACACGCTCTACCTGCCCTATGCCACCAGCCTGCGGATGAGCGACCTGGGCTACCAGAACAACGCCCAGGCCGGCCTCACCCCTTGTTACAACAGCCTCGACAGCTACCTGGCGAGCCTGCGCCAGGCGGTGTCCACGCCCTACCCGCCTTATGTCGAGATCGGCACCAAGAAGGACGGCAAATGGGTGCAACTGAACACCAACGTGATCCAGATCGAGAACGAGTACTACTCGAGCATCCGCCCCAAACGCGTCACCCACACCGGCGAGCGCCCGATCCAGGCGCTGACGGCCCGGGGCGTGCAGTACGTGGAAGTGCGCTGCCTGGACATCAACCCCTACCTGCCGCTGGGGATCGACCTGGCCGAAAGCCGTTTCCTTGACGCCTTCCTGCTGTTCTGCGCGCTGCAGGACAGCCCGCCGATGAGCGGCGAGGAATGCCGCTGCGCCACCGACAACTTCCAGCGCGTGGTCAAGGAAGGCCGTCGTCCCGGCCTGCAGCTGCTGCGTCATGGCCAGCCCATCGGCCTGAGCGAATGGGCCGATGACCTGCTCGACCGCATCGGTCGCACCGCCGAACTGCTGGACGCCGCCCAGGGCGGCCAGGAACACGCCGAGGCCCTGGGAGCCCAGCGTGCCAAGGTCACCAACCCGGAACTGACCCCTTCGGCCCGGGTGCTGGCCGAACTGCGCGAACGCAACGAAAGCTTCAGCCAGTTCGCCCTGCGCTACAGCCGCCAGCATGCCGAGTACTTCCGCAGCCAGCCGCTGAACGCGGAAGACCAGGCCCGCTTCGAAGCCATGGCCCGTGAATCCCTGGAGGAACAGACGCGCCTGGAAACCGAGCCGGAAGTGGACTTCGACAGCTTCGTCGCCGCTTACCAGGCCAGCATCCTGGGGCTGATCAGCGACTGA
- the argA gene encoding amino-acid N-acetyltransferase, which produces MPDYVNWLRHASPYINAHRDCTFVVMLPGEGVAHPNFGNIVHDLVLLHSLGVRLVLVHGSRPQIEARLAARGLTPHFHRDLRITDGPTLECVIDAVGQLRIAIEARLSMDIAASPMQGSRLRVSTGNFVTARPIGVVDGIDYHHTGEVRRVDRKGIGRLLDERTIVLLSSLGYSPTGEIFNLACEDVATRVAIDLGADKLILFGNERGLIDESGKLVRELRPQQVPAHLSRLGNNYQAELLDAAAQACRAGVKRSHMVSYAEDGSLLTELFTRDGGGTLVDQEQFESLREATIDDVGGLIDLITPLEDQGILVRRSREVLEREIEQFTIVERDGLIIACAALYPIADSDAGELACLAVNPEYRHGGRGDELLERIEARARAQGLKHLFVLTTRTAHWFRERGFQPSGVERLPAARASLYNYQRNSQIFEKVL; this is translated from the coding sequence ATGCCCGATTACGTCAACTGGCTGCGCCACGCGTCTCCTTACATCAACGCCCACCGGGACTGCACCTTCGTCGTCATGCTGCCCGGCGAGGGCGTCGCCCACCCGAACTTCGGCAATATCGTCCACGACCTTGTGCTGCTGCACAGCCTGGGCGTGCGCCTGGTGCTGGTGCACGGCTCGCGCCCGCAGATCGAGGCGCGCCTGGCCGCCCGTGGGCTGACGCCGCACTTCCATCGCGATTTGCGGATCACCGACGGTCCCACCCTGGAGTGCGTGATCGATGCCGTCGGCCAGTTGCGCATCGCCATCGAGGCACGCCTGTCCATGGATATCGCCGCCTCGCCCATGCAGGGCTCGCGCCTGCGTGTGAGCACCGGCAACTTCGTCACCGCGCGCCCCATCGGCGTCGTCGACGGTATCGATTACCACCACACCGGCGAAGTGCGCCGGGTGGACCGCAAGGGCATCGGCCGGCTGCTGGACGAGCGCACCATCGTGCTGCTCTCGTCGCTCGGCTATTCGCCCACCGGGGAAATCTTCAACCTCGCCTGCGAGGACGTGGCCACCCGCGTGGCCATCGACCTGGGCGCGGACAAGCTGATCCTGTTTGGCAACGAGCGCGGGCTGATCGACGAGTCCGGCAAGCTGGTGCGTGAGCTGCGTCCGCAGCAGGTGCCGGCGCACCTGAGCCGCCTTGGCAACAACTACCAGGCCGAATTGCTGGATGCCGCCGCCCAGGCCTGCCGTGCCGGGGTCAAGCGCAGCCACATGGTCAGCTACGCCGAAGACGGCTCGCTGCTCACCGAACTCTTCACCCGCGACGGCGGCGGCACCCTGGTGGACCAGGAACAGTTCGAGTCCCTGCGCGAGGCCACCATCGACGACGTCGGCGGCCTGATCGACCTGATCACACCGCTGGAGGATCAGGGCATCCTGGTGCGCCGTTCCCGCGAGGTGCTGGAGCGGGAAATCGAGCAGTTCACCATTGTCGAGCGCGACGGCCTGATCATCGCCTGCGCGGCGCTCTATCCCATCGCCGATTCCGACGCCGGCGAGCTCGCCTGCCTGGCGGTGAATCCCGAGTACCGCCATGGCGGCCGTGGCGACGAGCTGCTGGAGCGCATCGAGGCGCGTGCCCGTGCCCAGGGCCTGAAGCACCTCTTCGTCCTCACCACCCGTACGGCCCACTGGTTCCGCGAGCGCGGCTTCCAGCCCAGCGGCGTCGAGCGCCTGCCGGCGGCGCGGGCGTCGCTGTACAACTACCAGCGCAATTCGCAGATATTCGAGAAGGTGCTCTGA
- the argE gene encoding acetylornithine deacetylase, with translation MPVPDLKSQFAALIAAPSVSCTQPNWDQSNQAVIDLLATWLGDLGFRCEVQQVAPGKANLLATYGSGPGGLVLAGHSDTVPFDAALWKTDPLALSEVGDRWYGLGSCDMKGFFPLAIEAVRGLLDQPFRQPLIILATCDEESSMAGARALAEAGRPLGRAAVIGEPTGLKPIRLHKGVMMERIDILGQSGHSSDPSLGHSALEAMHAVMSDLLELRGEWQQEFRNSQFSVPQPTLNFGCIHGGDNPNRICGQCSLEFDLRPLPGMSPDTLRAVIRQRLRPVAEHYQVQIDFKPLFPAVPPFEQAPGSDLVRLAERLTGHTAQAVAFGTEAPYLQQLGCETLVLGPGDIACAHQPDEHLELSRIEPTVALLRQLIQHYCLQSTSTA, from the coding sequence ATGCCTGTTCCAGACCTGAAATCGCAGTTCGCCGCGCTGATCGCCGCGCCTTCGGTGAGCTGCACCCAGCCCAACTGGGACCAGTCGAACCAGGCGGTGATCGACTTGCTGGCCACCTGGCTCGGCGACCTCGGCTTCCGCTGCGAAGTCCAGCAGGTGGCGCCGGGCAAGGCCAACCTGCTGGCCACCTACGGCAGCGGCCCCGGCGGCCTGGTGCTGGCCGGCCACAGCGACACCGTGCCCTTCGACGCCGCGCTGTGGAAAACCGACCCGCTGGCGCTCAGCGAGGTGGGCGACCGCTGGTACGGCCTGGGCAGCTGCGACATGAAAGGCTTCTTTCCCCTGGCCATCGAGGCTGTGCGCGGCCTGCTGGACCAGCCGTTCCGCCAGCCGCTGATCATCCTCGCCACCTGCGACGAGGAAAGCTCCATGGCCGGCGCGCGCGCCCTGGCCGAGGCCGGCAGGCCGCTGGGGCGCGCGGCGGTGATCGGCGAGCCGACGGGGCTCAAGCCCATCCGTCTGCACAAGGGGGTGATGATGGAGCGCATCGACATCCTCGGGCAGAGCGGCCATTCCTCCGATCCCAGCCTCGGCCACAGCGCCCTGGAAGCCATGCACGCGGTGATGAGCGACCTGCTCGAACTGCGTGGCGAGTGGCAGCAGGAATTCCGCAACTCGCAGTTCAGCGTGCCGCAACCCACGTTGAACTTCGGCTGTATCCACGGCGGCGACAACCCCAACCGCATCTGCGGCCAGTGCAGCCTGGAGTTCGATCTGCGGCCGTTGCCGGGGATGAGCCCCGACACTCTGCGCGCGGTCATCCGCCAGCGCCTGCGACCGGTGGCCGAGCATTATCAGGTGCAGATCGACTTCAAGCCGCTGTTTCCGGCGGTGCCGCCCTTCGAGCAGGCGCCAGGCAGTGATCTGGTGCGCCTGGCCGAGCGTCTCACCGGGCATACCGCGCAGGCGGTGGCCTTCGGTACCGAAGCGCCGTATCTTCAGCAGCTCGGTTGCGAGACGCTGGTGCTCGGCCCCGGCGACATCGCCTGCGCCCACCAGCCGGATGAGCACCTCGAACTGTCACGGATCGAGCCTACCGTTGCGCTATTGCGCCAGCTCATCCAGCATTACTGCCTGCAATCCACCAGCACAGCCTGA
- a CDS encoding CYTH domain-containing protein encodes MNKETEIKLRASRETLEALRDHPLLKKRNKSGWERRELFNQYFDTPARDLAKARVALRLRRDGEQFIQTLKTRGQSVAGLSERNEWDWYLTRAKLDPKKLTDDCWPASLAELDKNQLAPIFTTDFHRDRAEIAWGRGKAKVVIEAALDQGKVIAGNQEEDICELELELRQGEPEALLELAAELAADLPLMPCDISKAERGYRLYDANSYHLSLPAPALAVDMPLDDAFAALAWHLLGASQRLAEQYRFNNHWKLLVDWLQQLVELRALLGSLGQAAPRASSHDLREALDALLEDWRPRIQAGEQDEAARHAAPQQFADELAGTRWGLFSLSASRWLLTRAWIVERNARGTRQGQAALGNWLPRFLAEEGQALKPELYKRQPEDLGEQLPRLERLLVWLRLARQALDVVEIDRAYGELAKFAELAGRPLDAESLAARSEQAQTLISLRGWKALTR; translated from the coding sequence ATGAACAAAGAGACCGAAATCAAGCTTCGCGCCAGCCGCGAGACCCTGGAAGCCTTGCGCGACCACCCGCTGCTGAAGAAGCGCAACAAGTCCGGCTGGGAACGCCGCGAGCTGTTCAACCAGTACTTCGACACCCCCGCGCGCGACCTCGCCAAGGCCCGAGTGGCCCTGCGCCTGCGCCGCGACGGCGAGCAGTTCATCCAGACCCTCAAGACCCGCGGCCAGAGCGTGGCCGGGCTGTCCGAGCGCAACGAATGGGACTGGTACCTGACCCGCGCCAAGCTGGACCCGAAGAAGCTCACCGACGATTGCTGGCCGGCCAGCCTGGCCGAGCTGGACAAGAACCAGTTGGCGCCCATCTTCACCACCGACTTCCATCGCGACCGGGCGGAAATCGCCTGGGGCCGGGGCAAGGCCAAGGTGGTGATCGAAGCCGCCCTGGACCAGGGCAAGGTGATCGCCGGCAATCAGGAAGAAGACATCTGCGAACTGGAGCTGGAACTGCGCCAGGGTGAGCCCGAGGCCCTGCTGGAGCTGGCCGCCGAACTGGCCGCCGACCTGCCGCTGATGCCCTGCGACATCAGCAAGGCCGAGCGCGGCTACCGCCTGTACGACGCCAACAGCTACCACCTGAGCCTGCCGGCCCCGGCGCTGGCCGTCGACATGCCGCTGGACGACGCCTTCGCCGCCCTCGCCTGGCACCTGCTGGGCGCCAGCCAGCGCCTGGCCGAGCAGTACCGTTTCAACAACCACTGGAAGCTGCTGGTGGACTGGCTGCAGCAACTGGTGGAACTGCGCGCCTTGCTCGGCAGCCTTGGCCAGGCCGCGCCGCGCGCCAGCAGCCACGACCTGCGCGAAGCCCTGGACGCCCTGCTCGAGGACTGGCGCCCGCGCATCCAGGCCGGCGAACAGGATGAAGCGGCGCGCCATGCCGCGCCGCAACAGTTCGCCGACGAGCTGGCCGGAACCCGCTGGGGGCTGTTCTCCCTCAGCGCCTCGCGCTGGCTGCTGACCCGCGCCTGGATCGTCGAGCGCAACGCCCGCGGCACCCGCCAGGGCCAGGCAGCGCTGGGCAACTGGCTGCCGCGGTTCCTCGCCGAAGAAGGCCAGGCGCTGAAGCCGGAACTCTACAAGCGCCAGCCGGAAGACCTGGGCGAGCAGTTGCCGCGCCTGGAGCGTCTGCTGGTCTGGCTGCGCCTGGCCCGCCAGGCGCTGGACGTGGTGGAAATCGACCGCGCCTACGGTGAACTGGCCAAGTTCGCCGAGCTGGCCGGCCGGCCGCTGGATGCCGAGAGCCTGGCCGCCCGCAGCGAACAGGCGCAGACGCTGATCAGCCTGCGCGGCTGGAAGGCGCTGACCCGCTGA
- a CDS encoding DUF502 domain-containing protein, translating to MFKQSFRSVVTTWLTGLLALLPLVLTLALLAWLVSLLNRLVGPSTVIGQLLGALGQPFASNPALAYLVGTLVLLGCLYPLGLAVQLGLRRPLAWLLDTTLRRAPLVGSLYSLADRFVGLLDRSKNADIAAMSPVWCIFGGEGAAVLALQPNPTTVELDGRQYCAILVPTAPIPVGGGLIYVPVEWLRPAEMGVEGLTGIYLSMGLTPPHQAGKLAKKPVVLTDDHKAS from the coding sequence ATGTTCAAGCAAAGCTTCCGCTCCGTGGTCACCACCTGGCTGACCGGCCTGCTGGCCCTGCTGCCACTGGTGCTGACCCTGGCGCTGCTGGCCTGGCTGGTCAGCCTGCTGAACCGGCTGGTGGGGCCTTCGACGGTGATCGGCCAGCTCCTCGGCGCCCTCGGCCAGCCCTTCGCCAGCAACCCGGCGCTGGCCTACCTGGTCGGCACCCTGGTGCTGCTGGGCTGCCTCTACCCCCTCGGGCTGGCGGTGCAGCTCGGCCTGCGCCGGCCGCTGGCCTGGCTGCTGGACACGACCCTGCGCCGCGCGCCGCTGGTCGGCAGCCTGTACAGCCTGGCGGACCGCTTCGTCGGCCTGCTGGACCGCAGCAAGAATGCCGATATCGCAGCCATGAGCCCGGTGTGGTGCATCTTTGGCGGCGAAGGCGCGGCGGTGCTGGCCTTGCAGCCGAACCCGACGACCGTCGAGCTGGACGGCCGGCAATACTGCGCCATCCTGGTCCCCACCGCGCCCATCCCGGTGGGGGGCGGGCTGATCTATGTGCCGGTGGAATGGCTGCGCCCGGCGGAGATGGGCGTGGAAGGGCTGACCGGCATCTACCTGTCCATGGGCCTCACCCCGCCCCATCAGGCAGGCAAGCTGGCGAAGAAGCCGGTGGTGCTGACGGACGACCACAAGGCGTCCTGA